A single window of Scyliorhinus canicula chromosome 30, sScyCan1.1, whole genome shotgun sequence DNA harbors:
- the LOC119958614 gene encoding relaxin-3 receptor 1-like, with protein sequence MSNWDLDDGANDSYSVTNSTSSFDSGRFGNFGAFNAVLRIGISLAYSVVCAMGLLGNILVLYLNRGICGQKKNTINFFVFNLALADFHFVLVMPFWAAEVALNHTWPFGNAACKLVTFLTVLNMYASVFFLTGMSVSRYYMVVQTLQPGRAPFRPCMVKWVSLVIWLVAVTASLAPTIYSKTVNMDGKELCTRRFPKGHYFPALQHLQKITLAFIIPLVITSICYLSLVNFLRHHKLSSGNAKRESKVNKSIIILVASFFLCWLPNHIITSWGVLVKLKLVSWNRAYYITQTYVHPLTICLAHTNSCLNPIIYCLIWREFREELKTLFRRVSMGYSWMCLTPDCLGERCDDRQVAMALNPVKGPPDSGDPWERCSIMPATSTSLVLPE encoded by the coding sequence ATGAGCAATTGGGATCTCGATGACGGTGCGAATGACAGCTACTCGGTGACTAACAGCACGTCATCCTTTGATTCAGGACGTTTTGGCAATTTTGGAGCCTTCAACGCTGTTTTACGAATTGGCATTTCGCTGGCGTACTCTGTCGTGTGCGCTATGGGCCtcttgggcaacatcctggtcctgTACCTGAACCGAGGGATCTGTGGGCAAAAGAAGAACACCATCAACTTCTTCGTCTTCAACTTGGCCCTGGCCGACTTCCACTTTGTCCTGGTGATGCCCTTCTGGGCGGCCGAGGTCGCCCTGAACCACACCTGGCCCTTTGGCAACGCCGCGTGCAAACTGGTCACCTTCCTCACCGTGCTCAACATGTACGCCAGCGTCTTCTTCCTGACCGGCATGAGCGTCAGCCGGTACTATATGGTGGTTCAAACTCTCCAACCGGGCAGGGCCCCCTTCCGACCCTGCATGGTGAAATGGGTCAGCCTGGTGATCTGGCTTGTCGCTGTCACTGCCAGTTTAGCCCCCACCATATACTCCAAGACGGTCAACATGGATGGTAAGGAGCTGTGCACACGGAGATTTCCAAAAGGacactattttccagcacttcaaCACCTTCAGAAGATCACGCTGGCATTTATAATTCCCCTCGTAATCACATCCATCTGCTATCTATCGCTGGTGAACTTTCTACGTCACCACAAACTAAGCAGCGGTAATGCGAAGAGAGAATCCAAAGTTAACAAGTCCATCATAATATTGGTAGCGTCCTTCTTTCTCTGTTGGCTGCCTAACCACATCATAACCAGTTGGGGGGTTCTGGTTAAACTCAAATTGGTCTCCTGGAACAGAGCTTACTATATCACCCAAACCTACGTCCACCCATTgaccatctgcctggcccacaccAACAGCTGCCTCAACCCCATCATCTACTGCCTGATTTGGAGAGAGTTCAGGGAAGAGCTGAAGACTCTCTTCCGGAGGGTCTCGATGGGTTACTCCTGGATGTGCCTCACGCCCGACTGCCTGGGTGAGCGATGTGACGACAGACAGGTTGCCATGGCTTTGAACCCGGTGAAGGGTCCACCGGACTCTGGTGACCCCTGGGAGAGGTGCAGCATCATGCCAGCCACCAGTACCAGTCTTGTGCTCCCAGAATGA
- the LOC119958615 gene encoding LOW QUALITY PROTEIN: relaxin-3 receptor 2-like (The sequence of the model RefSeq protein was modified relative to this genomic sequence to represent the inferred CDS: deleted 3 bases in 2 codons), which translates to MDAEQTPDSVNGSSLPSLVVTAASPGDWAGGGERALAAAPPRCLHVMVVSAYVVTCVLGLPGNLLVLCHARALSGQGDSTITHPAFQLALADLQLVLVLPFWAAEIALGHVWPFGNAACKLAIYVTVLNAYTSAFFLTAVCVSRYCAAARPRRPGGAPCRHWTVRWISLAIWLVAGAASVPPAVYSGTVQFQREELCLKRFPRGGYWLEIYQVQRILVTFVAPLAIVLLSDVLLRRLRSPRAPTSSTSLVNVLVVSFTLCWLPNHAITLWGGVLVQLDLARWARAHCVAYAQPFTICLANANGCLNPVIYCLMWEQFREGLKGLLRRGLLPGFPGRPLPWGPGCRAARWAARPRAMPRATRRHPPTPLQAQKIE; encoded by the exons ATGGATGCGGAGCAGACCCCGGATTCGGTTAATGGTTCCAGCCTCCCCTCCCTCGTTGTGACTGCCGCTTCCCCCGGGGACTGGGCAGGAGGTGGCGAACGAGCCTTGGCAGCTGCGCCTCCTCGCTGTTTGCACGTCATGGTGGTGTCCGCCTACGTGGTGACGTGCGTGCTGGGGCTGCCGGGCAACCTGCTGGTGCTGTGCCACGCCCGGGCGCTCAGCGGGCAGGGCGACTCGACCATCACCCACCCGGCCTTCCAGCTGGCCCTGGCCGATCTCCAACTGGTCCTGGTGCTGCCCTTCTGG GCGGCCGAGATCGCCCTGGGGCACGTCTGGCCCTTTGGCAACGCCGCGTGCAAGCTGGCCATCTACGTCACCGTGCTCAACGCCTACACCAGCGCCTTCTTCCTCACCGCCGTGTGCGTCAGCCGCTACTGCGCGGCGGCGCGCCCCCGCAGGCCGGGCGGGGCACCGTGCCGGCACTGGACGGTGCGATGGATCAGCCTGGCCATCTGGCTGGTGGCTGGCGCGGCAAGCGTACCCCCTGCCGTCTACTCCGGGACTGTCCAGTTTCAGCGAGAGGAGCTATGCCTGAAGAGGTTTCCACGCGGGGGATATTGGCTGGAAATCTAccaagtgcagaggattctggtGACCTTCGTCGCTCCGTTGGCCATCGTGTTGCTGAGTGACGTCTTGCTCCGGCGGCTCCGATCGCCCCGGGCGCCAACCAGCTCGACCAGCCTGGTTAACGTCCTCGTGGTGTCCTTCACCCTTTGCTGGCTGCCCAATCACGCCATcaccctctgg gggggggtgctggtccaACTGGATTTGGCCCGGTGGGCCCGGGCTCACTGCGTCGCCTACGCCCAGCCGTTCACCATCTGCCTGGCCAACGCCAATGGCTGCCTCAATCCCGTCATCTATTGCCTGATGTGGGAGCAGTTccgggaggggctgaagggcctcctccgGAGGGGTCTGCTCCCGGGGTTCCCTGGGCGCCCCCTGCCATGGGGGCCGGGCTGCAGGGCGGCCCGATGGGCGGCCAGGCCGCGCGCGATGCCGAGGGCGACACGCCGTCATCCGCCAACTCCGTTGCAGGCCCAGAAGATCGAGTAG